A portion of the Dehalococcoidia bacterium genome contains these proteins:
- a CDS encoding VOC family protein, whose translation MGYEFNHVHLKAPDPMKTAEWYAEAFDFTIVSDIVRPSGDQFVVTRTPDGVTVNISGARTGESMGDGNADVHWGLEHIGITIDDLDAELERLAGMGAELKEGPIDVPNGPKIAFIAGPDDTRIELLELRG comes from the coding sequence ATGGGTTATGAATTCAATCACGTTCACCTCAAGGCGCCGGACCCCATGAAGACGGCGGAGTGGTACGCGGAGGCGTTCGACTTCACGATCGTCAGCGACATTGTTCGTCCGTCTGGGGACCAGTTTGTAGTCACGAGAACCCCGGACGGGGTGACGGTGAATATTTCGGGGGCAAGGACCGGTGAGTCCATGGGCGATGGGAACGCGGACGTTCACTGGGGCCTCGAGCATATCGGGATTACCATCGACGATCTCGACGCTGAGCTGGAGCGACTGGCCGGAATGGGTGCGGAGCTCAAAGAGGGTCCAATCGATGTACCCAACGGCCCGAAGATCGCGTTCATCGCAGGCCCGGACGACACGCGGATTGAGCTTCTCGAACTCCGCGGATAG
- a CDS encoding RidA family protein: MPRRSYFPNPDNKPSGFSPATRAGDLIFVSGQVSVDAGGSIVGEGNAYAQAVQCLSNVEAALNAAGGTRADITKITAFLINAEDYAGYAKARLEFFDGDPGPASSTVFIKGLVSPSYLIEIEALAVVGV; this comes from the coding sequence ATGCCGAGACGATCGTACTTTCCTAACCCCGACAACAAGCCGTCAGGCTTCTCGCCGGCCACCAGAGCGGGCGATCTTATCTTCGTGTCAGGTCAGGTCTCTGTGGACGCCGGGGGCAGTATCGTCGGAGAAGGTAACGCATATGCCCAGGCGGTACAGTGTCTGAGCAACGTCGAAGCCGCGCTCAATGCTGCCGGCGGGACACGTGCGGACATAACAAAGATCACGGCGTTCCTGATCAATGCTGAGGACTACGCAGGATACGCGAAGGCCAGGCTTGAATTCTTCGATGGAGACCCGGGACCAGCGTCCAGTACGGTCTTCATCAAGGGGCTAGTGAGTCCAAGCTACCTGATCGAGATCGAAGCACTGGCCGTTGTAGGCGTGTAG
- the yqeK gene encoding bis(5'-nucleosyl)-tetraphosphatase (symmetrical) YqeK, translating to MGDLPDAIESRLIELPTGLRDHVERSREVGQQLAIRHGIDVRQVDTGIAAHDLARAVTRRVLLRESERLGLEIDFVERHQPLLLHGPVAAALLCEDDDNSSGAVLESVRFHTTGHPGMGDIAKVVFLADKLDPWKVERASFLRRVEETARTDLDAAILHYLDKTIERLVEDGQMVHPTAVKYRNDLISQRVGT from the coding sequence TTGGGCGATCTACCAGACGCGATAGAATCCCGACTGATCGAACTACCTACCGGGCTGCGTGACCATGTGGAGCGTTCCCGGGAAGTTGGGCAGCAACTTGCGATTCGTCACGGAATCGATGTGCGTCAGGTAGACACTGGCATCGCCGCCCACGACCTCGCGAGGGCTGTAACGAGACGTGTCCTTCTGCGCGAGTCGGAACGGCTGGGACTGGAAATAGACTTCGTCGAGAGACACCAGCCACTGTTGTTACACGGCCCGGTGGCTGCTGCGTTGCTATGCGAGGACGATGATAACAGCTCTGGAGCAGTCCTTGAGTCTGTGCGGTTTCACACAACGGGCCACCCTGGCATGGGTGACATCGCCAAGGTGGTGTTCCTGGCAGACAAGCTGGACCCGTGGAAGGTAGAGAGGGCTTCCTTCCTAAGGCGCGTGGAGGAGACGGCCCGAACTGATCTGGATGCTGCGATTCTCCACTACCTGGACAAGACGATCGAGCGCTTGGTCGAAGATGGTCAGATGGTCCATCCAACCGCGGTGAAGTATCGGAACGATCTGATCTCGCAGCGTGTCGGAACGTAG
- the hemC gene encoding hydroxymethylbilane synthase encodes MTDRVIRIGTRGSALARVQTDEVVETLKEAWPEIRVEIVAITPDGDRRKAAPLQSLGRGTFVKGLEEPLLKREIDLAVHSAKDMPSELPPGLAIVAYPERKDPRDVIVNRWDARFQDLPPGARLGTSSPRRTGQLLSARPDLEFVAIRGNVDTRLGRVGEDGIDGVVLAAAGLARLGWQDRVSEHLDPELCIPDAGQGALGVEARVDDSEVVELLEEINHPATWSAVTAERAFVEATGGGCRVPVAAYATESSGTLNVRTMACLPDGSLIFRSSVEVPGDDPTGAGQEAARALEATGAKEIMYTTRIG; translated from the coding sequence ATGACGGACCGTGTCATAAGGATCGGCACCAGAGGGAGTGCGCTTGCAAGGGTGCAGACTGACGAGGTAGTCGAGACTCTAAAGGAAGCCTGGCCGGAGATCAGGGTCGAGATAGTAGCCATCACTCCAGATGGCGACCGTCGGAAGGCAGCACCTCTTCAGTCTCTCGGCAGGGGGACATTCGTCAAGGGCCTGGAGGAGCCCCTGCTGAAGCGAGAGATCGATCTGGCGGTCCACTCTGCCAAGGACATGCCTTCGGAACTTCCGCCCGGATTGGCCATTGTCGCGTACCCGGAGCGCAAGGACCCCAGAGACGTGATCGTCAACAGGTGGGATGCGAGATTTCAAGACCTGCCCCCCGGGGCGAGGTTGGGCACGAGCAGTCCACGGAGGACCGGACAGCTGCTGTCAGCCCGACCTGACCTCGAATTCGTAGCGATCCGCGGAAACGTCGATACGAGACTCGGCAGGGTCGGCGAAGATGGAATCGATGGTGTGGTCCTCGCGGCGGCCGGCCTTGCACGGCTTGGCTGGCAGGATAGAGTGTCGGAACATCTCGACCCAGAATTGTGTATTCCAGATGCGGGACAGGGGGCCCTGGGAGTAGAGGCTCGAGTGGACGATTCAGAAGTGGTTGAGCTTCTGGAGGAGATCAATCATCCGGCTACCTGGTCTGCGGTAACGGCTGAGCGTGCATTTGTTGAAGCCACCGGCGGGGGATGTCGCGTACCGGTGGCAGCTTACGCAACAGAGTCGAGCGGTACTCTCAATGTTCGGACGATGGCGTGTCTCCCTGATGGTTCTCTGATATTCCGCAGCTCGGTTGAAGTACCGGGCGACGACCCTACTGGCGCAGGCCAGGAGGCAGCTCGTGCTCTGGAGGCGACCGGGGCGAAGGAGATCATGTACACCACACGCATCGGCTGA
- a CDS encoding HIT domain-containing protein translates to MDEFCVFCKIRDGEIPSEVLHRDDHCFVIKDINPVAPVHLLVIPVEHFTYLSGLQPEFHGTIGAMFSAASSVAATEGIADSGYRLIVNQRDDSGQEVPHLHLHVIGGRRLGAMG, encoded by the coding sequence ATGGACGAGTTCTGCGTCTTCTGCAAGATACGGGATGGAGAGATACCGAGCGAGGTCCTCCACCGCGACGACCACTGCTTCGTGATCAAGGACATCAACCCGGTGGCTCCGGTCCATCTCCTGGTGATCCCGGTGGAGCACTTCACCTACCTGTCCGGGCTTCAGCCAGAGTTTCACGGGACCATTGGCGCAATGTTCAGCGCGGCGAGTTCGGTAGCGGCCACCGAGGGTATTGCCGACAGTGGTTACAGGCTTATCGTCAACCAGAGGGACGACTCTGGGCAGGAAGTCCCTCATCTGCACCTTCACGTTATTGGCGGACGCCGTCTGGGTGCGATGGGGTAG
- a CDS encoding SAM-dependent chlorinase/fluorinase: MDRPEITLTTDFGTRDSYVGAMKGVILSHCPQANIVDISHEVEPQSISEGAYVLATGAKYFPSETIHIAVVDPGVGSNRRPIAVQTPIGTFVAPDNGILSLAIAESVQIPAVSQETSVEGNDNPLTLTQSGLSEECRGAVLDDSSLWLPNVSRTFHGRDVFAPVAAHIANGVPISDLGSPLETVGVITSLLSDGTGMSSGTIVHIDRYGNLITNIPEDAVSKATAFEVAGHRVTGLSRSYSESVGQIMAIIGSQGTVEIALGNGNAAEALKASVGDSVTILAAGP; the protein is encoded by the coding sequence GTGGACCGACCGGAAATCACCCTCACAACCGACTTCGGCACTCGTGACTCATACGTCGGTGCGATGAAGGGTGTGATCCTGAGTCACTGTCCTCAGGCAAACATCGTCGACATCTCCCACGAAGTCGAGCCACAGAGCATCTCCGAAGGCGCATACGTCCTGGCGACTGGCGCAAAGTACTTCCCTTCAGAAACGATTCATATCGCCGTGGTCGATCCCGGAGTCGGCTCCAACCGTAGACCGATTGCCGTGCAGACGCCGATCGGCACCTTTGTGGCCCCGGACAACGGAATTCTCTCCCTCGCGATTGCCGAGTCCGTGCAAATTCCTGCAGTTAGTCAGGAAACCAGCGTTGAGGGCAATGACAACCCGTTGACCTTAACGCAGTCCGGTCTGTCCGAAGAGTGCAGGGGAGCCGTGCTCGACGATTCATCGCTCTGGCTGCCCAATGTCAGCCGGACGTTTCACGGACGCGATGTCTTCGCTCCCGTGGCCGCTCACATCGCGAATGGAGTCCCGATCTCGGACCTTGGCTCGCCCCTTGAGACAGTTGGAGTCATAACATCCCTGCTTTCGGACGGGACTGGCATGAGCAGTGGCACAATAGTACATATCGATCGGTACGGGAATCTGATAACCAACATCCCCGAAGATGCCGTATCCAAAGCGACAGCGTTCGAAGTCGCTGGACACCGGGTCACCGGACTCAGCCGTTCCTACTCCGAGTCCGTTGGACAGATCATGGCGATCATAGGAAGCCAGGGGACTGTAGAAATCGCCCTGGGCAACGGCAACGCGGCAGAGGCGCTGAAAGCATCCGTTGGTGACAGTGTCACGATATTGGCCGCAGGACCCTGA
- the secG gene encoding preprotein translocase subunit SecG: protein MTVLNIIQILVSILLVIIILIQVKGQGTGLFGAADNSFRTRRGLELQLFRFTIALVVVFLGLSIASARFF from the coding sequence ATGACAGTTCTCAACATCATTCAGATACTTGTCTCAATTCTCCTGGTGATTATCATACTGATCCAGGTGAAAGGGCAGGGCACAGGTCTGTTTGGGGCTGCGGACAACTCGTTCAGAACGCGCCGCGGTCTGGAGTTGCAGCTCTTCAGGTTCACGATTGCACTGGTAGTCGTCTTCCTTGGACTGTCGATAGCAAGCGCACGTTTCTTCTAG
- the gatB gene encoding Asp-tRNA(Asn)/Glu-tRNA(Gln) amidotransferase subunit GatB gives MDFEVVIGLEVHAQLSTVSKMFCGCSSDYQDAAPNTVVCPVCMGMPGVLPVINRKAVEYVIRTGLALGCDIASYTKFDRKNYPYPDLMKGYQISQYDLPIASDGTMPIEVDGAQRTVGVTRVHLEEDVAKLMHRTEGFGEGYSLLDVNRAGVPLMEIVGEPDLRSAEEARAYLMQLHTILQYIGTSSANMEEGNFRCDANISIRPVGQEEYGTKVEIKNMNSFRSVFRALEYEAERQVKVVESGGRIVQETRGWVEEDSVTVSQRVKEGASDYRYFPEPDLPPLRISPTWVDEIESSLPELPHSRKTRFVSQLGLPEYDASLLTATKSTADYFEEVLHSAPGRAAKSEEFAKAASNWMLGEMARLLNQSGQEISEVMIEPSQIAELQTMVDDSTLSSTMAKTVFEKMFETGQSPRQIAESEGLVQISDTDAVLTAVQEAISANPDPVADYLAGKQQAMGFLVGQVMKATGGKANPRMASQMVREQLEAMR, from the coding sequence ATGGATTTTGAAGTTGTAATTGGGCTGGAAGTTCACGCCCAGCTATCAACCGTAAGCAAGATGTTCTGTGGCTGCAGCTCCGACTATCAGGACGCTGCCCCCAACACCGTGGTGTGCCCCGTATGCATGGGAATGCCAGGTGTGCTGCCGGTCATTAACCGGAAAGCTGTCGAGTACGTGATTCGCACCGGACTTGCCCTTGGGTGCGACATAGCTTCGTACACCAAGTTCGATCGAAAGAACTACCCCTATCCGGACCTAATGAAGGGCTACCAGATATCACAGTACGACCTGCCCATCGCCTCCGACGGTACGATGCCGATAGAGGTCGATGGTGCACAGCGTACCGTTGGTGTAACGCGCGTCCACCTCGAGGAAGACGTCGCCAAGCTCATGCATCGCACGGAGGGGTTCGGCGAAGGATATTCTCTGCTCGATGTGAACAGGGCAGGGGTGCCCCTAATGGAGATCGTCGGCGAACCCGATCTCAGGAGTGCAGAAGAGGCTCGTGCGTACCTGATGCAACTTCACACGATTCTCCAGTACATAGGGACCAGCAGCGCCAACATGGAAGAGGGCAACTTCAGGTGCGACGCTAACATCAGCATTCGGCCCGTTGGTCAGGAGGAATACGGCACCAAGGTCGAAATCAAGAACATGAACAGTTTCCGCTCGGTGTTCCGTGCCCTAGAGTACGAAGCAGAGCGTCAGGTCAAAGTCGTGGAGTCGGGTGGGCGTATCGTCCAGGAGACTCGCGGCTGGGTCGAAGAAGACTCTGTGACTGTCTCTCAGCGCGTCAAAGAGGGCGCCTCTGACTATCGATACTTCCCTGAGCCTGACTTGCCACCGCTGAGGATTTCACCAACGTGGGTCGATGAGATAGAGTCTTCGCTTCCAGAGCTACCCCACTCTCGAAAGACCCGTTTTGTCTCCCAGCTTGGACTTCCCGAATACGACGCCTCGCTCCTGACTGCCACCAAATCGACCGCCGATTACTTCGAAGAAGTACTGCATTCCGCACCCGGCCGCGCTGCGAAATCCGAGGAATTCGCGAAGGCAGCGAGCAACTGGATGCTGGGAGAAATGGCCCGACTGCTGAACCAGTCCGGCCAGGAGATTTCGGAAGTCATGATAGAGCCCTCACAGATCGCCGAGCTGCAGACGATGGTCGATGATTCGACGCTGAGCTCAACAATGGCCAAGACTGTCTTTGAGAAGATGTTCGAGACGGGTCAGTCTCCCCGCCAGATCGCAGAGTCAGAGGGGCTCGTCCAGATATCTGATACCGACGCCGTCCTGACTGCAGTACAGGAGGCGATATCAGCTAACCCGGACCCCGTAGCTGACTACCTTGCTGGCAAACAGCAGGCGATGGGGTTCCTGGTGGGCCAGGTGATGAAAGCCACTGGTGGCAAGGCGAACCCCCGGATGGCAAGCCAGATGGTCCGCGAGCAGCTGGAAGCGATGCGCTGA
- a CDS encoding protein-L-isoaspartate(D-aspartate) O-methyltransferase — protein MPTERARDRLLRKLSGEISDKRVLDAIAAVRRERFVRQADRHAAYEDVALGIAAGQTISQPTIVAIMLQEMELKRFDRVLEIGTGSGYQTAILGELAREVVTVERVPQLAESAREILERMGYDNVRVEDAGPILGWPAGAPYDAIVVAAAAPRLPRTLLGQLEIGGRLVIPVGNLREQSLMKVVRTMDGVVTRALGACRFVPLIGRDAWSESDLSS, from the coding sequence ATGCCGACCGAGCGGGCAAGAGATAGGCTTCTGAGAAAGCTGTCAGGGGAAATCTCTGACAAGCGGGTCCTCGACGCCATTGCCGCGGTGCGAAGGGAGCGGTTTGTGCGCCAGGCGGACCGCCATGCGGCTTATGAAGACGTCGCGCTCGGGATTGCTGCAGGTCAGACTATCTCTCAACCTACGATCGTCGCGATCATGTTGCAGGAAATGGAGCTCAAGAGGTTTGACCGAGTGCTCGAGATCGGCACCGGCAGTGGATACCAGACCGCAATCCTTGGGGAACTCGCGCGCGAGGTCGTAACCGTAGAGCGTGTCCCGCAACTTGCCGAGTCAGCTCGCGAAATACTGGAACGTATGGGATACGATAACGTCCGTGTTGAGGATGCCGGACCCATCCTCGGATGGCCAGCGGGTGCTCCTTATGATGCGATTGTAGTGGCCGCCGCGGCCCCAAGGTTGCCTCGGACTCTACTTGGCCAGCTCGAAATTGGCGGAAGGCTCGTCATTCCTGTCGGGAACTTGCGTGAGCAGAGTCTCATGAAGGTCGTTAGGACAATGGACGGCGTTGTCACTCGTGCCCTTGGAGCCTGCCGGTTCGTGCCCCTGATTGGACGCGACGCCTGGTCTGAGTCAGACCTGAGCAGTTAG
- the yvcK gene encoding uridine diphosphate-N-acetylglucosamine-binding protein YvcK — translation MAAHSNGASPRTGPSGTQVSRVQRFLRLLHPGVGLKRWALIGAIGVAFCSIGLAYLIRKFFSVGFPDFLPWYFEGFFLLAIGGGAILLSMYGFYRALSPLFMRSKSIDVVADTVYNRWSRGRGPKVVAIGGGTGQSVLLRGLRLHTDNLTAIITVADDGGSSGILRRELGVLPPGDFRNCLVALSEDESLLADLFQYRFGEGSGLKGHSFGNLFIVAMTNVTDSFDQALVESSRVLAVRGGVLPSTSADLRLSARFSDGMVVRGESSITDHGGDIERLMIEPASAPAHPLAVQSIEEADIVVIGPGSLYTSILPNILVGGISDALARTNATVVYVCNVATQVGETDSYSVRDHVEALHKHTFVDIADYVLANSDPLPLDERFAGQPVFHDGQSIPHAQVVLTDMADPTHPVRHDADKLASAVMEVHASTNGRRRGAVELQSSSV, via the coding sequence ATGGCCGCACACAGCAACGGTGCATCGCCAAGAACCGGTCCGAGCGGCACTCAGGTGTCACGCGTTCAGAGGTTTCTGCGCCTACTGCACCCAGGAGTTGGACTGAAGCGTTGGGCCCTGATCGGCGCGATCGGCGTTGCTTTCTGCTCAATAGGGCTGGCGTATCTGATCCGAAAATTCTTCTCGGTTGGCTTTCCTGATTTTCTTCCCTGGTACTTTGAGGGCTTCTTCCTGTTGGCTATCGGAGGCGGGGCGATACTGCTCTCCATGTACGGATTCTATCGGGCTCTCAGCCCGCTCTTCATGCGTTCCAAGTCGATAGACGTGGTGGCAGACACCGTGTACAATAGGTGGTCCAGGGGGCGAGGACCCAAGGTGGTCGCCATCGGCGGCGGTACCGGTCAATCCGTGTTGCTGCGTGGACTCAGACTTCACACCGACAACCTCACAGCCATAATCACTGTCGCGGACGACGGCGGCAGCTCGGGCATTCTCCGGCGCGAACTTGGTGTGCTCCCTCCCGGGGACTTCCGCAACTGCCTGGTGGCCCTGTCTGAAGACGAGTCGTTGCTGGCGGACCTGTTCCAATACCGCTTCGGCGAGGGCAGCGGCCTCAAGGGTCACAGCTTTGGAAACCTCTTCATAGTCGCGATGACCAATGTCACGGATAGCTTCGATCAGGCCCTGGTTGAGTCCAGCCGCGTACTCGCGGTACGGGGAGGCGTTCTGCCCTCGACGTCTGCCGACCTTCGACTGTCCGCACGCTTCAGCGACGGGATGGTCGTGCGGGGAGAGTCCAGCATCACCGACCATGGCGGGGACATTGAGAGGCTGATGATTGAACCAGCCTCGGCTCCTGCTCACCCGTTGGCAGTCCAGTCCATCGAAGAGGCGGACATAGTAGTGATCGGCCCTGGCAGCCTCTACACCAGCATCCTGCCTAATATCCTGGTCGGCGGGATATCGGACGCACTGGCCAGGACGAACGCAACTGTGGTCTACGTCTGCAACGTCGCAACGCAGGTGGGAGAGACTGATTCCTACTCTGTACGCGACCACGTGGAGGCGTTGCACAAGCATACATTCGTCGACATCGCAGACTACGTTCTGGCCAACAGCGACCCGCTCCCGCTGGACGAGCGATTCGCCGGGCAACCCGTCTTCCACGACGGCCAATCGATACCACATGCCCAGGTCGTTCTGACTGATATGGCGGATCCCACCCACCCCGTCAGGCACGATGCCGATAAGCTCGCCTCAGCAGTAATGGAAGTCCATGCTTCAACCAATGGCAGACGACGCGGCGCCGTTGAATTGCAGTCCAGTTCTGTGTAA
- a CDS encoding PIN domain nuclease, which translates to MVADILSRIAGGAILAVVGWGLGNFIADVWGPEQFIFWVFGLTIAGVVIGLVATPFATVGLSRSIANQTRSVPTSRLLSAIVGMVIGLLIALLVSIPLFRIPGWLGLILPVAISLFLAYLGATLLFAPSRDIFHRFLPDNRAFHTLNGVASSSSNGHSGPVLLDTSAIIDGRIAAISKTGFLQGTLIVPRFILNELRHVADSKDSMKRARGRRGLELLREIREEGQVRTEILEIDYPDAREVDAKLVGLAKEIGASILTTDFNLNRVAQIDGIAVLNVNELASSLRPVVIPGESLRLKILHEGKEPGQGVGFLEDGTMVVVDSGVRYIDSELDVTVARVLQTAAGCMIFASPS; encoded by the coding sequence ATGGTCGCGGATATTCTATCCCGCATTGCAGGAGGCGCCATCCTAGCGGTAGTCGGATGGGGTCTCGGTAACTTCATAGCAGATGTGTGGGGCCCGGAACAATTCATTTTCTGGGTCTTTGGATTGACCATTGCCGGCGTCGTTATCGGACTCGTGGCCACGCCGTTTGCGACCGTTGGCCTCTCCCGCAGCATCGCCAATCAGACTCGCTCCGTACCCACGTCCCGGCTGCTTTCCGCCATCGTCGGAATGGTCATTGGGCTCTTGATTGCCCTTCTTGTTTCTATTCCTCTGTTCAGGATTCCTGGCTGGCTGGGACTGATTCTCCCGGTAGCGATCAGCCTGTTCCTGGCATATCTCGGCGCGACGCTTCTGTTTGCCCCGTCGAGAGACATCTTTCACAGGTTCTTGCCGGATAATCGAGCTTTCCATACACTCAATGGAGTAGCGTCGTCCTCCAGCAACGGTCATTCTGGCCCCGTATTGCTTGATACAAGTGCCATTATAGACGGACGAATAGCCGCCATTTCCAAGACTGGGTTCCTCCAGGGCACCCTGATCGTTCCTCGGTTCATCCTCAACGAACTGAGGCATGTTGCGGACTCCAAAGACTCGATGAAACGGGCGCGTGGACGCCGGGGTCTGGAGTTGCTTCGCGAGATAAGGGAGGAGGGCCAGGTACGGACGGAAATCCTTGAGATCGACTATCCGGACGCACGCGAGGTCGATGCTAAGCTCGTCGGCCTTGCAAAGGAAATCGGCGCCTCGATCCTGACTACCGATTTCAATCTGAACCGCGTCGCCCAGATCGACGGAATAGCCGTCCTCAATGTTAACGAGCTTGCGAGTTCCCTGCGTCCTGTTGTGATCCCGGGTGAGAGTCTCAGGCTAAAGATACTGCACGAGGGCAAGGAGCCCGGACAGGGCGTCGGCTTCCTGGAAGACGGGACTATGGTCGTTGTTGACTCCGGTGTGCGGTACATCGACTCAGAGCTCGACGTAACCGTAGCGCGAGTCCTCCAGACTGCCGCCGGCTGCATGATCTTCGCCAGCCCATCGTAG
- a CDS encoding bifunctional precorrin-2 dehydrogenase/sirohydrochlorin ferrochelatase — MPRYYPAFIDVRERDCVVIGGGALGEEKVVKLLECDAKVIVISSEVTPLVQELASHGKIEWLRRNYRPGDLAQAFIAIASTDDDDMNRQIYTEAEERNVLLNVVDVTHLCTFIAPSVARRGEVTVATSTGGASPALARTFREKLESSRILEYADLAPILARGRAELRQRGLRVAPDHWQRCITEELLDTVQSGDEATAYQMLEEGLLAGAEPMSPL, encoded by the coding sequence TTGCCAAGATACTATCCGGCCTTCATCGACGTTCGAGAGCGCGACTGTGTTGTCATCGGCGGCGGGGCTTTGGGTGAAGAAAAGGTAGTCAAGCTACTTGAGTGCGACGCGAAAGTTATCGTGATCTCCTCCGAGGTCACACCACTGGTGCAGGAGTTAGCGTCCCACGGAAAGATCGAGTGGCTCAGGCGGAACTATAGGCCTGGCGACCTGGCGCAGGCATTCATAGCCATTGCATCTACGGACGACGATGACATGAACCGCCAGATCTATACGGAAGCGGAAGAGCGCAACGTCCTTCTTAACGTCGTGGATGTGACGCATCTCTGCACATTCATCGCCCCATCGGTTGCACGACGCGGGGAAGTCACAGTCGCGACCTCCACTGGAGGGGCCAGTCCCGCGTTGGCACGGACTTTCCGCGAAAAGCTGGAGTCAAGCAGGATCCTGGAGTACGCCGACCTCGCTCCGATACTGGCGCGAGGGCGTGCTGAACTTCGACAGCGCGGCCTGAGGGTCGCTCCCGACCACTGGCAGAGGTGTATCACCGAAGAGTTGCTCGACACCGTTCAGAGTGGAGATGAGGCGACTGCCTACCAGATGCTCGAAGAAGGCCTCCTGGCAGGTGCGGAGCCGATGTCGCCTCTATGA
- the cobA gene encoding uroporphyrinogen-III C-methyltransferase has protein sequence MSKVGKVYLVGAGPGDPSLVTVKGLRLLESADVIVYDRLTNSRLLAMAGPEVDLVDVGKVPGQAGRKQADINGLLIREARLGKLVVRLKGGDPFVFGRGGEEAEALSDAGIPFEVVPGVTSAVAVPAYAGIPLTHREHSSSFTVVTGSSAASNESDSPDWQALAKIPGTLVVLMGWSTLPDIAAALARNGKPGSTPSAVISWGTDPQQKSVVGPLDSIADIARANGLTSPAVVVIGDVVSLRDRANWFESLPLLGRRVLVTRTRNQAGILSQRLSDLGAVPLEIPTIEVRPPQDYAELDSACAGLSSFDWVVFASSNAVHAVFDRLKVSGRDSRALHGVKVAAVGPATGKVLERYGITPDLVPTTATSTGLADALVESGVHGSRLLLPRADIATRELPDMLIDHGAEAVEVTAYQTVMPEESRERAMEAVRAGVDVATFTSSSTVRNLLRLLDDGAESLVDTRIACIGPTTAATAGRLGLKVDIVANTPTIDGLTAALVEFFTSGK, from the coding sequence TTGAGCAAAGTCGGGAAAGTCTATCTCGTGGGAGCGGGGCCCGGAGATCCCAGTCTTGTTACGGTCAAGGGCCTGAGACTTCTCGAGTCGGCTGACGTGATCGTTTACGATCGACTGACCAACAGTCGCCTGCTTGCGATGGCCGGACCTGAAGTAGATCTCGTCGATGTCGGAAAGGTGCCGGGACAGGCTGGTCGAAAGCAGGCTGATATCAACGGCCTTCTGATAAGAGAGGCCCGACTGGGCAAGCTTGTTGTCCGGTTGAAGGGCGGAGACCCGTTCGTCTTCGGAAGGGGCGGCGAGGAGGCCGAGGCGCTGTCTGACGCTGGGATACCCTTCGAGGTGGTGCCAGGGGTTACGTCCGCTGTCGCAGTACCTGCATATGCTGGAATACCCCTCACTCACCGCGAGCACTCCTCATCCTTTACGGTTGTAACAGGCAGTTCCGCAGCTTCCAACGAATCGGACTCACCGGACTGGCAAGCACTTGCCAAGATCCCTGGCACACTCGTAGTCCTGATGGGATGGAGCACTCTCCCAGATATCGCTGCCGCGCTGGCCAGGAATGGTAAGCCAGGTTCCACGCCTTCGGCTGTGATCAGCTGGGGGACAGATCCGCAACAGAAGTCGGTGGTCGGCCCTCTTGACTCCATCGCCGACATAGCGAGGGCGAATGGCCTGACATCACCTGCTGTCGTCGTAATTGGCGACGTCGTAAGTCTCAGGGACAGAGCCAACTGGTTCGAGTCGCTGCCACTTCTTGGTCGACGCGTGCTGGTGACTCGTACCCGGAATCAAGCTGGTATTCTTTCACAGCGACTTTCCGACCTCGGTGCGGTCCCACTGGAGATTCCCACGATTGAAGTCCGTCCTCCGCAGGACTATGCGGAGCTGGACTCGGCGTGTGCAGGGCTGTCGTCATTTGACTGGGTAGTGTTTGCCTCGTCAAACGCAGTGCATGCTGTCTTCGACCGTCTCAAGGTGTCAGGACGGGACTCAAGGGCTTTGCACGGGGTCAAGGTGGCAGCAGTAGGCCCGGCAACCGGGAAGGTCCTGGAGAGGTATGGAATCACGCCCGATCTGGTTCCCACAACGGCAACATCTACCGGTCTGGCCGACGCTCTTGTCGAGAGCGGCGTCCATGGCAGTCGGTTACTACTTCCAAGGGCAGACATCGCGACGCGAGAACTGCCAGATATGCTCATCGATCATGGTGCAGAGGCCGTAGAAGTCACCGCTTATCAGACTGTGATGCCCGAAGAGTCAAGAGAGAGGGCCATGGAGGCGGTCAGGGCCGGTGTCGACGTGGCAACCTTCACAAGTTCGTCGACGGTTAGAAACCTGTTGAGGCTGCTTGACGACGGTGCTGAATCGCTCGTCGACACAAGGATCGCCTGCATTGGGCCGACAACTGCCGCAACTGCTGGAAGGCTGGGTTTGAAAGTTGATATAGTTGCGAATACACCAACCATAGATGGGCTGACGGCGGCCCTTGTTGAATTCTTCACCTCTGGGAAATAG